In Mauremys reevesii isolate NIE-2019 linkage group 20, ASM1616193v1, whole genome shotgun sequence, the following are encoded in one genomic region:
- the UBE2G1 gene encoding ubiquitin-conjugating enzyme E2 G1 isoform X2 — translation MTELQSALLLRRQLAELNKNPVEGFSAGLIDDNDLYRWEVLIIGPPDTLYEGGVFKAHLTFPKDYPLRPPKMKFITEIWHPNVDKNGDVCISILHEPGEDKYGYEKPEERWLPIHTVETIMISVISMLADPNGDSPANVDAAKEWREDRNGEFKRKVARCVRKSQETAFE, via the exons agctCAACAAAAATCCAGTGGAAGGTTTTTCAGCAGGTTTAATAGACGACAATGATCTTTACAGATGGGAAGTCCTCATTATTGGTCCTCCAGATACATTGTA TGAAGGTGGCGTCTTCAAGGCTCATCTCACTTTTCCAAAAGACTATCCTCTCAGGCCGCCGAAAATGAAGTTCATCACAGAAATCTGGCATCCCAATG TTGACAAGAACGGTGATGTCTGCATTTCCATTCTTCATGAACCTGGAGAAGATAAATACGGCTATGAAAAACCTGAGGAACGCTGGCTTCCCATCCACACAGTGGAAACGATAATGATTAGTGTCATTTCTATGCTGGCAGATCCCAATGGCGACTCTCCCGCTAATGTCGATGCAGCG AAAGAATGGAGAGAAGACAGAAATGGAGAATTCAAAAGGAAAGTTGCCCGCTGTGTAAGAAAAAGCCAAGAGACTGCTTTTGAGTGA
- the UBE2G1 gene encoding ubiquitin-conjugating enzyme E2 G1 isoform X1 yields MIFTDGKSSLLVLQIHCSGVFKAHLTFPKDYPLRPPKMKFITEIWHPNVDKNGDVCISILHEPGEDKYGYEKPEERWLPIHTVETIMISVISMLADPNGDSPANVDAAKEWREDRNGEFKRKVARCVRKSQETAFE; encoded by the exons ATGATCTTTACAGATGGGAAGTCCTCATTATTGGTCCTCCAGATACATTGTA GTGGCGTCTTCAAGGCTCATCTCACTTTTCCAAAAGACTATCCTCTCAGGCCGCCGAAAATGAAGTTCATCACAGAAATCTGGCATCCCAATG TTGACAAGAACGGTGATGTCTGCATTTCCATTCTTCATGAACCTGGAGAAGATAAATACGGCTATGAAAAACCTGAGGAACGCTGGCTTCCCATCCACACAGTGGAAACGATAATGATTAGTGTCATTTCTATGCTGGCAGATCCCAATGGCGACTCTCCCGCTAATGTCGATGCAGCG AAAGAATGGAGAGAAGACAGAAATGGAGAATTCAAAAGGAAAGTTGCCCGCTGTGTAAGAAAAAGCCAAGAGACTGCTTTTGAGTGA